One region of Streptomyces rishiriensis genomic DNA includes:
- the dnaE gene encoding DNA polymerase III subunit alpha, whose product MSKPPFTHLHVHTQYSLLDGAARLKDMFDACNEMGMTHIAMSDHGNLHGAYDFFHTAKKAGVTPIIGIEAYVAPESRRNKRKIQWGQPHQKRDDVSGSGGYTHKTIWAADAKGLHNLFKLSSDAYAEGWLQKWPRMDKETISQWSEGLIASTGCPSGELQTRLRLGQFDEALKSAAEYQDIFGKDRYFLELMDHGIDIEHRVRDGLLEIGKKLGIPPLVTNDSHYTYAHEATAHDALLCIQTGKNLSDPDRFRFDGTGYYLKSTDEMYAIDSSDAWQEGCANTLLVAEQIDTTGMFEAKNLMPKFDIPDGYTEVTWFKEEVRRGMDRRFPGGVPEDRQKQVEYEMDVIIQMGFPGYFLVVADFIMWAKNQGIAVGPGRGSAAGSIVAYAMGITDLDPIPHGLIFERFLNPERVSMPDVDIDFDERRRVEVIRYVTEKYGADKVAMIGTYGKIKAKNAIKDSARVLGYPYAMGDRLTKAMPADVLGKGIDLNGITDPSHPRYSEAGEIRAMYENEPDVKKVIDTAKGVEGLVRQMGVHAAGVIMSSEPIVDHAPIWVRHTDGVTITQWDYPQCESLGLLKMDFLGLRNLTIMDDAVKMVKSNKGIDLDLLSLPLDDPKTFELLQRGETLGVFQFDGGPMRSLLRLMKPDNFEDISAVSALYRPGPMGMDSHTNYALRKNKLQEITPIHKELEEPLEEVLAVTYGLIVYQEQVQKAAQIIAGYSLGEADILRRVMGKKKPDELAKNFTIFQAGAKRNGYSDEAIKALWDVLVPFAGYAFNKAHSAAYGLVSYWTAYLKANHPAEYMAGLLTSVKDDKDKSAVYLNECRRMGIKVLPPNVNESVHNFAAQGDDVILFGLEAVRNVGTNVVESIIRSRKAKGKYASFPDYLDKVEAVACNKRTTESLIKAGAFDTLGHTRKGLTAHFEPMIDNVVAVKRKEAEGQFDLFGGMGEEETSEPGFGLDVEFTTDEWEKTYLLAQEREMLGLYVSDHPLFGLEHVLSDKADAGIAQLTGGEHADGAVVTIGGIISGLQRKMTKQGNAWAIATVEDLAGSIECMFFPATYQLVSTQLVEDAVVFVKGRLDKREDVPRLVAMELQVPDLSNAGTNAPVILTIPATRVTPPMINRLGEILTHHRGDSEVRIRLQGPTKTTVLRLDRHRVKPDPALFGDLKVLLGPSCLAG is encoded by the coding sequence GTGTCAAAGCCGCCGTTCACGCACCTGCACGTCCACACCCAGTACTCGCTGCTGGACGGTGCCGCGCGGCTCAAGGACATGTTCGACGCGTGCAACGAGATGGGCATGACCCACATCGCCATGTCGGACCACGGCAACCTGCACGGGGCGTACGACTTCTTCCACACCGCGAAGAAGGCGGGCGTCACGCCGATCATCGGGATCGAGGCGTACGTCGCCCCCGAGTCCCGGCGCAACAAGCGCAAGATCCAGTGGGGCCAGCCGCACCAGAAGCGCGACGACGTCTCGGGTTCCGGCGGCTACACCCACAAGACGATCTGGGCGGCCGACGCGAAGGGCCTGCACAACCTCTTCAAGCTCTCCTCGGACGCGTACGCCGAGGGCTGGCTGCAGAAGTGGCCCCGGATGGACAAGGAGACCATCTCCCAGTGGTCCGAGGGGCTCATCGCCTCCACAGGGTGCCCCTCCGGCGAGCTCCAGACCCGGCTGCGTCTCGGCCAGTTTGACGAGGCCCTGAAGTCGGCGGCCGAGTACCAGGACATCTTCGGCAAGGACCGCTACTTCCTGGAGCTGATGGACCACGGCATCGACATCGAGCACCGGGTCCGCGACGGCCTCCTGGAGATCGGCAAGAAGCTCGGCATCCCGCCGCTGGTCACCAACGACTCGCACTACACGTACGCGCACGAGGCGACCGCGCACGACGCGCTGCTGTGCATCCAGACGGGCAAGAACCTCTCCGACCCGGACCGCTTCCGCTTCGACGGCACCGGCTACTACCTGAAGTCCACGGACGAGATGTACGCCATCGACTCCTCGGACGCCTGGCAGGAGGGGTGCGCGAACACCCTCCTGGTGGCCGAGCAGATCGACACCACCGGCATGTTCGAGGCGAAGAACCTCATGCCGAAGTTCGACATCCCGGACGGCTACACCGAGGTGACCTGGTTCAAGGAGGAGGTCCGCCGCGGAATGGACCGCCGCTTTCCGGGCGGCGTCCCCGAGGACCGGCAGAAGCAGGTCGAGTACGAGATGGACGTCATCATCCAGATGGGGTTCCCGGGCTACTTCCTCGTCGTCGCCGACTTCATCATGTGGGCGAAGAACCAGGGCATCGCGGTCGGCCCGGGGCGCGGTTCCGCGGCCGGCTCGATCGTCGCCTACGCGATGGGCATCACCGACCTCGACCCGATCCCGCACGGCCTGATCTTCGAGCGGTTCCTCAACCCCGAGCGCGTCTCCATGCCCGATGTCGACATCGACTTCGACGAGCGCAGGCGCGTCGAGGTGATCCGGTACGTGACCGAGAAGTACGGCGCCGACAAGGTCGCCATGATCGGCACCTACGGCAAGATCAAGGCGAAGAACGCCATCAAGGACTCCGCGCGCGTGCTGGGCTACCCGTACGCGATGGGCGACCGCCTCACCAAGGCGATGCCCGCCGACGTCCTCGGCAAGGGCATCGACCTCAACGGCATCACCGACCCCTCGCACCCGCGCTACAGCGAGGCGGGCGAGATCCGCGCGATGTACGAGAACGAGCCGGACGTCAAGAAGGTCATCGACACGGCCAAGGGCGTCGAGGGCCTGGTCCGGCAGATGGGCGTGCACGCGGCCGGCGTGATCATGTCCAGCGAGCCCATCGTCGACCACGCCCCCATCTGGGTGCGGCACACGGACGGCGTGACCATCACGCAGTGGGACTACCCGCAGTGCGAGTCGCTCGGCCTGCTGAAGATGGACTTCCTCGGCCTGCGCAACCTGACGATCATGGACGACGCCGTCAAGATGGTGAAGTCCAACAAGGGCATCGACCTCGACCTGCTGTCCCTGCCGCTCGACGATCCGAAGACCTTCGAACTGCTGCAGCGCGGTGAGACCCTCGGCGTCTTCCAGTTCGACGGCGGCCCCATGCGCTCACTGCTGCGCCTGATGAAGCCCGACAACTTCGAGGACATCTCCGCCGTCTCCGCGCTCTACCGTCCCGGCCCGATGGGCATGGACTCGCACACCAACTACGCGCTCCGCAAGAACAAGCTCCAGGAGATCACCCCGATCCACAAGGAGCTCGAGGAGCCGCTCGAAGAGGTCCTGGCGGTCACCTACGGTCTGATCGTCTACCAGGAGCAGGTGCAGAAGGCCGCGCAGATCATCGCCGGGTACTCGCTCGGCGAGGCCGACATCCTGCGCCGCGTGATGGGCAAGAAGAAGCCCGACGAGCTGGCGAAGAACTTCACCATCTTCCAGGCCGGCGCCAAGAGGAACGGCTACAGCGACGAGGCGATCAAGGCCCTGTGGGACGTGCTGGTCCCCTTCGCCGGCTACGCCTTCAACAAGGCGCACTCCGCCGCGTACGGCCTGGTCTCGTACTGGACCGCCTACCTGAAGGCGAACCACCCCGCCGAGTACATGGCCGGACTGCTCACCTCGGTCAAGGACGACAAGGACAAGTCGGCCGTCTACCTCAACGAGTGCCGGCGCATGGGCATCAAGGTGCTCCCGCCGAACGTCAACGAGTCGGTGCACAACTTCGCCGCGCAGGGCGACGACGTGATCCTCTTCGGCCTCGAAGCCGTGCGCAACGTCGGCACGAACGTGGTCGAGTCGATCATCAGGAGCCGCAAGGCCAAGGGGAAGTACGCCTCGTTCCCCGACTACCTCGACAAGGTCGAGGCGGTCGCCTGCAACAAGCGCACCACGGAGTCGCTGATCAAGGCGGGCGCGTTCGACACCCTGGGGCACACCCGCAAGGGCCTCACCGCGCACTTCGAGCCGATGATCGACAACGTGGTCGCGGTCAAGCGCAAGGAGGCCGAGGGCCAGTTCGACCTCTTCGGAGGCATGGGCGAGGAGGAGACGAGCGAGCCCGGCTTCGGACTCGACGTCGAGTTCACGACCGACGAGTGGGAGAAGACGTATCTGCTCGCCCAGGAGCGGGAGATGCTCGGTCTGTACGTCTCCGACCACCCGCTCTTCGGACTGGAGCACGTGCTGTCGGACAAGGCGGACGCGGGCATCGCCCAGCTCACCGGAGGTGAGCACGCGGACGGCGCGGTCGTCACCATCGGCGGCATCATCTCCGGTCTCCAGCGGAAGATGACCAAGCAGGGCAACGCCTGGGCGATCGCCACCGTCGAGGACCTCGCGGGCTCCATCGAGTGCATGTTCTTCCCGGCGACCTACCAGCTCGTCTCGACCCAACTCGTCGAGGACGCCGTCGTCTTCGTCAAGGGCCGCCTCGACAAGCGGGAGGACGTGCCGCGGCTCGTCGCCATGGAGCTCCAGGTCCCCGACCTGTCGAACGCGGGCACCAACGCGCCCGTGATCCTCACCATCCCGGCCACCCGGGTCACCCCGCCGATGATCAACCGCCTGGGGGAGATCCTCACCCATCACCGGGGTGACAGCGAGGTCCGGATCAGGCTCCAGGGCCCCACCAAGACGACCGTCCTGCGGCTGGACCGGCACCGGGTCAAGCCCGATCCCGCGCTGTTCGGTGATCTGAAGGTGCTGCTCGGCCCGTCCTGCCTGGCCGGCTAG
- a CDS encoding DUF2252 domain-containing protein produces the protein MSVPQLNDEHRGEEILAVFDTAFGELLAADPAAFRVKFRKMAASAFAFYRGTAGLFYHDLDAEKRGGPFLDERTSRVWIHGDLHAENFGTYMDATGRLIFNVNDFDEAYVGPFTWDLKRFSASIALIGYAKALGDEQISELVEVYAGAYRERIHALATGAKSDEVPPFTLDTAQGPLLDALRDARSLTRFGLLDSMTEIRDFERRFAPGGGSIELDAATRYKVLAAFDGYLETLPETSLARPDSYRVKDVVGRRGIGIGSAGLPSYNILLEGHSDALENDVVIYIKQAQTPAVSRHITDPAIRDYFLHEGHRTVISQRALQQHADPWLGWTELGGAGQLVAEVSPYAVDLDWGDIDDPEEVAGVVADLGRATATMHAAADDTSGESLVPFSTERAIDAAIAADEDGFAPLLVDFAHTYGARARADHQIFVDLFRNGRIPGL, from the coding sequence ATGTCGGTTCCGCAGCTCAACGACGAGCACCGCGGCGAGGAGATCCTCGCCGTCTTCGACACCGCGTTCGGCGAGCTCCTGGCCGCCGACCCGGCCGCGTTCCGGGTGAAGTTCCGGAAGATGGCGGCCTCGGCGTTCGCGTTCTACCGGGGCACCGCGGGCCTCTTCTACCACGATCTCGACGCCGAGAAGCGGGGCGGCCCTTTCCTGGACGAGCGCACCTCGCGCGTGTGGATCCACGGCGACCTGCACGCGGAGAACTTCGGCACGTACATGGACGCGACAGGCCGGCTGATCTTCAACGTCAACGACTTCGACGAGGCGTACGTGGGCCCCTTCACCTGGGACCTGAAGCGCTTCTCCGCGTCCATCGCCCTGATCGGGTACGCCAAGGCGCTCGGCGACGAGCAGATCAGTGAGCTGGTGGAGGTGTACGCGGGCGCCTACCGGGAGCGGATCCACGCCCTGGCCACCGGCGCGAAGAGCGACGAGGTGCCGCCCTTCACCCTGGACACCGCGCAGGGCCCGCTGCTCGACGCGCTGCGCGACGCCCGGTCACTGACCCGCTTCGGGCTGCTGGACTCGATGACGGAGATCCGTGACTTCGAGCGCCGCTTCGCGCCCGGCGGGGGCAGCATCGAGCTGGACGCCGCCACCCGCTACAAGGTCCTCGCGGCCTTCGACGGCTACCTGGAGACCCTGCCGGAGACCTCCCTGGCCCGCCCGGACTCCTACCGCGTGAAGGACGTCGTCGGCCGCCGGGGCATCGGCATCGGCTCGGCCGGTCTGCCGTCGTACAACATCCTCCTCGAGGGCCACAGCGACGCCCTGGAGAACGACGTCGTGATCTACATCAAGCAGGCCCAGACGCCGGCCGTCTCCCGGCACATCACGGACCCGGCGATCCGTGACTACTTCCTGCACGAGGGCCACCGCACGGTGATCTCCCAGCGCGCCCTGCAGCAGCACGCCGACCCGTGGCTGGGCTGGACCGAGCTGGGCGGCGCCGGCCAGCTGGTCGCCGAGGTCTCGCCGTACGCGGTCGACCTGGACTGGGGCGACATCGACGACCCGGAGGAGGTCGCGGGCGTCGTCGCCGACCTGGGCCGGGCCACGGCCACGATGCACGCGGCGGCGGACGACACCTCCGGCGAGTCCCTGGTGCCCTTCTCCACCGAGCGGGCCATCGACGCGGCGATCGCGGCCGACGAGGACGGCTTCGCGCCTCTCCTGGTCGACTTCGCGCACACCTACGGCGCACGCGCGCGTGCCGACCACCAGATCTTCGTCGACCTGTTCCGCAACGGCCGGATTCCGGGTCTCTGA